The proteins below are encoded in one region of Desulfomicrobium apsheronum:
- a CDS encoding polyphenol oxidase family protein gives MSLKYIDFHFPGLDNVGCVFTTRQGGHGTGAYAESNMSLEVGDDEKAVRANRAELRRALGFGVWQELRQVHGQTMHMNLEDDCFDGARLEGDGLGTDRPGHGLVIKTADCQPILLADAAGRHVAALHCGWRGNAGNFPAAGVRDFCAAYGLDPSGIMAVRGPSLGPGRSEFVNFETEWGPGFSSCFNPATRCMDLWSLTREQLIGAGIPSGNIFALDLCTASSPEFFSYRRDKITGRQVGVIWIR, from the coding sequence ATGTCTCTCAAATATATCGATTTTCATTTTCCCGGCCTTGACAATGTCGGCTGCGTCTTCACCACCCGCCAGGGCGGTCACGGCACGGGCGCCTACGCCGAGTCCAACATGTCGCTTGAGGTCGGAGACGATGAGAAGGCCGTGCGGGCCAACAGGGCGGAACTGCGAAGGGCCCTGGGCTTTGGGGTCTGGCAGGAGCTCAGGCAAGTGCACGGACAGACCATGCACATGAATCTGGAGGATGATTGCTTTGATGGGGCAAGGCTGGAGGGAGATGGCCTGGGCACGGACCGACCCGGGCACGGACTGGTCATCAAGACCGCCGACTGTCAGCCCATTCTGCTGGCGGACGCCGCCGGACGGCACGTTGCCGCCCTGCACTGCGGCTGGAGAGGCAACGCCGGCAACTTTCCCGCTGCCGGAGTGCGCGACTTCTGCGCCGCCTACGGTCTTGATCCTTCCGGAATCATGGCCGTGCGCGGCCCGAGCCTTGGCCCGGGCAGGAGCGAATTCGTCAATTTCGAGACCGAATGGGGCCCAGGATTCTCATCCTGCTTCAATCCGGCCACGCGCTGCATGGATCTGTGGAGCCTGACCCGCGAGCAGCTCATCGGGGCGGGCATTCCCTCCGGCAACATCTTTGCGCTGGACCTGTGCACGGCTTCGTCCCCGGAGTTCTTTTCCTACCGCCGGGACAAGATCACCGGCCGACAGGTGGGCGTCATCTGGATCAGGTAG